A DNA window from Pyrus communis chromosome 3, drPyrComm1.1, whole genome shotgun sequence contains the following coding sequences:
- the LOC137729847 gene encoding phospho-N-acetylmuramoyl-pentapeptide-transferase homolog — MTSSSSYSLTLLRRLSPLQLSRSRHCSSSLCTPVRRRSVSAFSFRSSRIRYDLQLIGRRNGRRFRYSSVDFGSFDSESADITPLDDWGTGREESTGYMIYSSGEDSDGEFVVTPVADIDLPAITVAADDARTVTAHRLAMLGRQRKKHRIRHGVLLNMGLILFLVVLLLYVDSCAWRIVRLPLAPFHLTCPFFVSAILASCAGYVCVPLLYVLKIRQIIRKEGPARHSLKKRTPTMGGLFFIPIGVIVAKFIAGFSSVEVSGAAAATLAFAAIGLLDDILSLVKKHNTGLSAWTKFILEVAVGTWFSYWLHTANVSSPYGMKLLVPLPALGLVFLGKCYLMLASFCFVSMGNGVNLTDGLDGLAGGSAALAFVGMSIAVLPICSDLAIFGASMAGACVGFLLHNRYKASVFMGDTGSLGLGGGLAAMACCTGMFFPLFISSGIFVIEASSVILQVLYFKTTKRLHGAGRRLFRMAPFHHHLELCGLKEPVIVAGAYAISSILAVCAGYLGLISA, encoded by the exons ATGACGTCGTCATCATCTTATTCTCTCACTCTCCTCCGCCGTCTCTCTCCTCTCCAACTCTCTCGCTCCCGCCACTGCTCCTCCTCGCTTTGCACACCCGTTCGCCGCCGATCCGTTTCGGCCTTTTCGTTTCGGAGTTCCCGTATCCGATACGATCTTCAG TTGATCGGGCGGAGAAATGGGCGCCGCTTTCGCTACAGTTCTGTCGATTTCGGGTCCTTTGATTCT gAATCAGCTGATATAACACCACTTGATGATTGGGGGACCGGACGTGAAGAGTCTACAGGGTACATGATTTATTCCAGCGGCGAAGATAGTGACGGAGAGTTTGTAGTAACCCCCGTTGCTGATATTGATTTGCCTGCCATCACCGTAGCAGCTGATGATGCTAGGACTGTCACTGCTCACCGGCTTGCAATGCTTGGACGTCAGCGTAAGAAGCACAG GATCAGACATGGCGTATTACTCAACATGGGATTGATACTGTTCTTAGTGGTGTTACTTTTATATGTGGATTCATGTGCGTGGAGGATTGTTAGACTACCTTTGGCACCATTTCACTTGACATGCCCCTTTTTTGTTTCAGCCATTTTAGCCTCTTGCGCGGGATATGTTTGTGTTCCTCTACTCTATGTCTTGAAGATTCGTCAAATTATCAGAAAAGAAGGGCCTGCGAGGCACTCCTTAAAGAAAAGAACTCCCACGATGGGTGGACTATTTTTTATACCAATTGGTGTAATTGTTGCGAAATTTATTGCCGGTTTTTCCTCTGTTGAAGTTTCTGGAGCTGCTGCAGCAACTCTTGCATTTGCTGCAATTGGGCTACTTGATGATATCTTAAGCCTCGTCAAGAAACATAACACTGGTTTATCTGCATGGACAAAATTTATTTTGGAG GTAGCTGTTGGAACATGGTTTTCGTATTGGTTGCATACAGCAAATGTATCATCACCCTATGGCAT GAAACTGTTGGTTCCTCTACCTGCACTAGGACTCGTGTTCCTGGGAAAATGCTATCTAATGTTGGCTTCATTCTGTTTCGTATCTATGGGAAATGGGGTTAACTTAACAGATGGTCTTGATGGTCTGGCTGGAGGGTCTGCTGCGTTGGCTTTTGTAGGAATGTCGATTGCAGTTCTTCCAATATGTTCTG ACCTTGCTATATTTGGAGCATCAATGGCAGGAGCTTGTGTCGGTTTTCTTTTGCACAACCGATACAAGGCAtctgtattcatgggtgatacCGGATCCCTGGGACTTGGGGGAGGGTTAGCTGCAATGGCTTGTTGCACAGGGATGTTTTTCCctttatttatttcatctggAATCTTTGTCATCGAAGCCTCATCAGTTATTTTGCAG GTACTATACTTCAAGACAACCAAGCGTTTACATGGAGCTGGGCGCCGTCTCTTCCGAATGGCACCCTTTCATCACCACCTTGAACTATGTGGATTAAAAGAACCGGTCATTGTTGCTGGTGCATACGCTATATCGTCCATACTTGCGGTGTGTGCGGGTTATCTTGGCCTTATTTCTGCATAG
- the LOC137729339 gene encoding small ribosomal subunit protein uS11x-like encodes MSKKKVREPKEDNVTLGPILKDGEHAFGVAHIYASFNDTFIHVTDLSGRETLVRITGGMKVKADRDESSPYAAMLAAQDVAQRCKELGITALHIKLRATGGNKTKTPGPGAQSALRALARSGMRIGRIEDVTPIPTDSTRRKGGRRGRRL; translated from the exons ATG TCGAAGAAGAAGGTTAGAGAGCCAAAGGAAGACAATGTCACCCTTGGTCCCATCCTCAAGGATGGAGAACATGCCTTTGGTGTTGCACACATTTATGCGTCATTCAATGACACATTCATT CACGTGACTGATCTTTCAGGAAGAGAAACCCTTGTCCGTATCACTG GTGGTATGAAGGTGAAGGCTGACAGGGACGAGTCTTCCCCATATGCTGCTATGCTTGCAGCACAGGATGTTGCGCAGAGATGCAAG GAATTGGGTATTACTGCACTTCATATTAAGCTCCGTGCCACTGGTGGGAACAAAACTAAAACACCTGGTCCAGGTGCCCAGTCTGCCCTCCGGGCTCTTGCTCGTTCTGGAATGAGAATTGGTCGTATAG AGGATGTGACTCCAATTCCAACTGACAGCACCCGTAGAAAGGGTggaaggagaggaaggaggctgTAA